In a single window of the Nocardioides massiliensis genome:
- a CDS encoding M15 family metallopeptidase — protein sequence MRPAPRPRLLRALLVAAGAVLVSACGVGMPPGAPGTPAGAPSLAGGTPTGTQSAVVEADGFTLHQVADPGPLEDSLLSADLLVYSNRALTKEERGRISRTKGVTDALPMALAQVAVDGRTIHVAAADPGKYRRYTLPNAARLDDIWKRVAGGEIAVEPELGKQLQQGDGGMSLGNSDTAPRLHIGALASMVPQVHAVMNPAWGRQLGMAENAALLSTGTNSPQVVADALRKALGGSVSVQILGPDLDITATQTAYLTGGSVAAAVGSFTYTPRADGTIAVDPAWVSANIRTETVPILGTVTCHKAMLPQMRAALQEIVERGLADKIYPDQYAGCFYPRFIARDPAQGLSLHSWGIAFDINVAGNQRGVPGEIDRTVVQIFKKWGFAWGGDWSYTDPMHFEMAAVVEPR from the coding sequence ATGAGGCCTGCCCCGCGCCCCCGGCTGCTGCGCGCGCTGCTCGTGGCCGCGGGAGCCGTCCTGGTCAGTGCGTGCGGCGTCGGCATGCCACCGGGCGCGCCGGGCACGCCCGCCGGCGCGCCCTCGCTCGCCGGGGGTACGCCGACCGGCACCCAGTCGGCGGTGGTGGAGGCCGACGGCTTCACGCTGCACCAGGTCGCCGACCCGGGCCCGCTCGAGGACTCGCTGCTGTCGGCCGACCTGCTCGTCTACAGCAACCGCGCACTGACGAAGGAGGAGCGCGGCCGCATCAGCCGCACCAAGGGCGTCACCGACGCGCTGCCGATGGCGCTCGCCCAGGTCGCGGTCGACGGGCGCACCATCCACGTCGCGGCCGCCGACCCGGGGAAGTACCGCCGCTACACGCTGCCCAACGCCGCCCGGCTCGACGACATCTGGAAGCGCGTCGCCGGCGGCGAGATCGCGGTCGAGCCGGAGCTGGGCAAGCAGCTGCAGCAGGGCGACGGCGGGATGTCGCTCGGCAACTCCGACACGGCTCCGCGCCTGCACATCGGCGCGTTGGCGTCGATGGTGCCGCAGGTCCACGCGGTGATGAACCCGGCCTGGGGCAGGCAGCTCGGCATGGCCGAGAACGCCGCCCTGCTCTCCACCGGCACGAACTCCCCGCAGGTCGTCGCCGACGCGCTGCGCAAGGCGCTCGGGGGAAGCGTGTCGGTCCAGATCCTCGGGCCTGACCTCGATATCACCGCGACCCAGACGGCGTACCTCACCGGGGGGTCGGTCGCCGCCGCGGTCGGCTCGTTCACCTACACCCCGCGCGCTGACGGCACCATCGCCGTGGACCCGGCCTGGGTCAGCGCCAACATCCGCACCGAGACGGTCCCGATCCTCGGCACGGTCACCTGCCACAAGGCGATGCTCCCGCAGATGCGCGCGGCCCTGCAGGAGATCGTCGAGCGCGGTCTGGCCGACAAGATCTACCCCGACCAGTACGCCGGCTGCTTCTACCCGCGCTTCATCGCCCGCGACCCCGCGCAGGGCCTGTCGCTGCACAGCTGGGGCATCGCCTTCGACATCAACGTCGCCGGCAACCAGCGCGGCGTGCCCGGCGAGATCGACCGCACGGTCGTGCAGATCTTCAAGAAGTGGGGCTTCGCCTGGGGTGGCGACTGGTCCTACACCGACCCCATGCACTTCGAGATGGCCGCGGTGGTCGAGCCGCGCTGA
- a CDS encoding NADPH:quinone oxidoreductase family protein: MRAVQVVELGGPEAIVVNDVAEPEAEGPFGPQVLVEVHAVGVSFPDLLLSRGEYQLKPEPPFTLGVDVAGVVRSAPEGSGLEPGQRVAAVGGYGGASEVAAFGTDSVFALPDRLSFDQGAALPMNYLTAQFALATRGHLQAGETVLVHGAAGGVGTATIQVAKGYGARTIAVTSTQEKAAYAKAAGADEAVLVEGFKDAVKELTDGRGVDVVMDVVGGDLMTDSLRSLAPLGRVLVVGFTQGAIPQVKVNRLLLNNTDVRGVGWGAYAMVRPGFMHDQWAELVPMMERGVIDPPVGATYALEDFGQALLDMDARKALGKLVVHVR; this comes from the coding sequence ATGCGAGCTGTGCAGGTGGTCGAGCTGGGTGGGCCGGAAGCGATCGTCGTCAACGACGTCGCCGAGCCGGAGGCGGAGGGCCCCTTCGGGCCACAGGTGCTGGTAGAGGTGCACGCGGTCGGCGTGAGTTTCCCCGACCTGCTGCTGTCGCGCGGGGAGTACCAGCTCAAGCCCGAGCCGCCGTTCACCCTCGGCGTCGACGTGGCCGGCGTGGTCCGGTCGGCGCCCGAGGGCAGCGGCCTCGAGCCCGGGCAGCGGGTCGCCGCCGTCGGTGGGTACGGCGGAGCCAGCGAGGTCGCCGCGTTCGGCACCGACAGCGTCTTCGCCCTGCCGGACCGGCTCAGCTTCGACCAGGGCGCGGCGCTGCCGATGAACTATCTGACCGCGCAGTTCGCGCTGGCCACCCGGGGCCACCTGCAGGCCGGGGAGACCGTCCTGGTCCACGGCGCCGCCGGTGGCGTCGGCACCGCGACGATCCAGGTCGCGAAGGGGTACGGCGCGCGCACGATCGCGGTCACCTCGACCCAGGAGAAGGCGGCGTACGCCAAGGCGGCCGGTGCCGACGAGGCCGTGCTGGTCGAGGGGTTCAAGGACGCGGTCAAGGAGCTGACCGACGGCCGTGGCGTCGACGTCGTGATGGACGTCGTCGGGGGCGACCTGATGACCGACTCGCTGCGTTCGCTCGCCCCGCTGGGCCGGGTGCTGGTCGTCGGGTTCACGCAGGGCGCGATCCCGCAGGTCAAGGTCAACCGGCTGCTGCTCAACAACACCGACGTCCGCGGCGTCGGCTGGGGTGCCTACGCCATGGTCCGTCCCGGCTTCATGCACGACCAGTGGGCCGAGCTGGTGCCGATGATGGAGCGCGGCGTCATCGACCCGCCGGTGGGTGCGACGTACGCCCTCGAGGACTTCGGCCAGGCGCTGCTCGACATGGACGCCCGCAAGGCGCTCGGGAAGCTCGTCGTCCACGTTCGCTGA
- a CDS encoding GNAT family N-acetyltransferase, with protein sequence MSERAEVTVQDNPEKSRYEAVDESGVVAGYTEYHPDGDDVLVFPHTVVEDAFEGRGVGSSLVRGALDQVREQGKRVRAECEFVKGYIDKHEEYADLLA encoded by the coding sequence ATGAGCGAACGCGCAGAGGTCACCGTCCAGGACAACCCCGAGAAGTCCCGCTACGAGGCCGTCGACGAGTCCGGTGTCGTCGCGGGCTACACCGAGTACCACCCCGACGGCGACGACGTGCTGGTCTTCCCGCACACCGTCGTCGAGGACGCCTTCGAGGGCCGCGGCGTCGGCTCCTCCCTCGTGCGGGGAGCGCTCGACCAGGTGCGCGAGCAGGGCAAGCGGGTGCGCGCCGAGTGCGAGTTCGTCAAGGGCTACATCGACAAGCACGAGGAGTACGCCGACCTGCTGGCGTGA